Proteins encoded in a region of the Leptolyngbya subtilissima AS-A7 genome:
- a CDS encoding HAD family hydrolase, translating to MQLDGVILDVDGTLVLSNDAHARSWVESFASHGYDVPFDQVRAMMGMGGDQLMPKLIPELNDEEEPGKTIASDRKKLVLNKYAPDIAPANGARALVQKMLEAGLHVVIATSASPKELEVMLKIAELDDLLHETTTSSDAENSKPAPDIVEAAVKKAQLAPDRMVMLADTPYDIESAGGAGVKVIAVRCGGFSDEELAGAIAIYDDPADLLHHYEHSPLGQAAAG from the coding sequence ATGCAACTCGATGGCGTCATTTTAGATGTTGATGGAACACTGGTTTTGAGCAACGATGCCCACGCCAGGTCCTGGGTTGAGTCCTTCGCCAGCCACGGTTATGACGTGCCCTTTGACCAGGTGCGCGCGATGATGGGAATGGGTGGCGATCAGCTCATGCCCAAGCTGATTCCTGAACTCAATGACGAAGAAGAACCCGGCAAGACAATCGCCAGCGATCGCAAAAAACTGGTCTTGAATAAGTATGCGCCCGACATTGCCCCCGCCAACGGCGCACGGGCGCTGGTGCAAAAAATGCTGGAAGCGGGCCTGCACGTGGTGATTGCCACCTCCGCCAGCCCTAAGGAACTAGAGGTGATGCTCAAAATCGCCGAGCTGGACGATCTGCTGCACGAAACCACCACGTCCAGCGATGCCGAAAACTCTAAACCCGCCCCCGACATCGTCGAAGCCGCCGTCAAAAAGGCACAGCTCGCGCCCGATCGCATGGTGATGCTGGCCGATACCCCCTACGACATTGAGTCGGCAGGCGGAGCCGGGGTGAAGGTGATTGCCGTGCGCTGCGGTGGTTTTAGCGATGAGGAGTTAGCGGGCGCGATCGCTATCTACGACGACCCCGCCGACCTGCTCCACCACTACGAGCACTCTCCCCTTGGGCAA